In Triticum aestivum cultivar Chinese Spring chromosome 5B, IWGSC CS RefSeq v2.1, whole genome shotgun sequence, the following proteins share a genomic window:
- the LOC123117462 gene encoding uncharacterized protein isoform X1 codes for MASTSVALRLARRTIWDELRPILVGLGDNIFQTPKPRRRRSAAPHPPPYLIIDGGVPGIIFRKPLLLPVLAISPEHIRFVIGPDAVIDRVHGWDYVCFDRRVGANPFDWRIIVFLLAAAGVTAFFFYRTRPRGDDGPGGPGPDAPGPRGPGPGGRSRFPRSLGLLDVLGVSGGGGGDAGGGRFRRSLGLLEVLGGGGGGGGGGVEGSSGGGGVTRPQDCESSAELQDSTVDVVASHEFPQEAEAYSSERCDWIELFLLTGCNPQVQGDWETSMRLMHNLDIPEGDSSEVAGGVEVCSSGGGGTGPQDPESSAKLQDSTVDGVLARYSHEFPQEAEAYSSQRCDWIELFLLTECISQFQFNWENSVRLMQSLDFPEGDNSEVAGGVKGCSSGGGGGTGPQDPESSFELQDSISDDNLVSRYSCLTSTSVKSLLQHDGPEEAEVYSSQSCDWIELLAECISQGNWEKTCMRLVHHLGSPEGDSSEVLSACDSSAKERAGDHLSPPSVRVCRG; via the exons ATGGCGTCCACCTCGGTTGCGTTGCGACTAGCGCGTCGTACGATCTGGGACGAGCTCCGGCCAATCTTGGTCGGGTTGGGAGACAATATCTTCCAGACCCCGAAGCCACGGCGTCGCAGGTCGGCGGCTCCGCATCCACCGCCCTACCTCATCATCGACGGCGGGGTTCCGGGGATCATCTTCCGGAAGCCCCTCCTCCTCCCTGTTCTTGCCATATCGCCGGAGCATATCCGGTTCGTCATCGGACCGGACGCCGTCATCGACCGGGTCCACGGGTGGGACTACGTGTGCTTCGACCGAAGGGTCGGGGCCAACCCCTTCGACTGGCGGATTATCGTCTTCTTGCTTGCGGCTGCGGGAGTAACCGCGTTCTTCTTCTACCGCACGAGGCCACGGGGGGATGACGGGCCAGGAGGCCCTGGACCGGACGCGCCTGGACCGCGAGGCCCCGGACCGGGCGGGCGCTCGAGGTTCCCGCGTAGCCTCGGGcttcttgatgttcttggagttagcggcggcggaggaggggacgCTGGAGGGGGGAGGTTCCGCCGCAGCCTCGGGCTTCTTGAGGTTCTTgggggtggcggtggtggtggaggaggaggagttgaGGGCAGCTCAGGCGGCGGTGGTGTCACTCGTCCGCAAGATTGCGAGAGCTCCGCGGAGTTGCAAGATTCG ACTGTGGATGTGGTGGCCAGCCATGAATTTCCTCAAGAGGCAGAAGCTTACTCGAGTGAAAGATGTGATTGGATTGAGCTATTTCTTCTGACAGGATGTAATCCACAG GTTCAGGGTGACTGGGAGACCTCAATGAGACTGATGCACAACCTGGATATTCCTGAGGGAGATAGCTCCGAG GTTGCAGGAGGAGTTGAGGTCTGCTCAAGCGGTGGTGGTGGCACCGGCCCGCAAGATCCTGAGAGCTCCGCCAAGCTGCAAGATTCG ACTGTGGATGGTGTGCTGGCCAGATACAGCCATGAATTTCCTCAAGAGGCAGAAGCTTACTCGAGTCAAAGATGTGATTGGATTGAGCTATTTCTTCTGACAGAATGTATTTCACAG TTTCAGTTTAACTGGGAGAACTCAGTGAGATTGATGCAGAGTCTGGATTTTCCTGAGGGAGATAACTCTGAg GTTGCAGGAGGAGTTAAGGGCTGCTcaagcggtggtggtggtggcactgGCCCGCAAGATCCtgaaagctccttcgagctgcaaGATTCG ATTTCAGATGATAATCTGGTGTCCAGATACAGCTGCTTGACAAGTACCAGTGTCAAATCCTTGTTGCAACATGATGGTCCTGAAGAGGCAGAAGTTTACTCGAGTCAAAGTTGTGATTGGATTGAGCTTCTGGCAGAATGTATTTCACAG GGTAACTGGGAGAAGACATGTATGAGGCTGGTTCACCATCTGGGTAGTCCTGAGGGTGATAGCTCAGAG GTTCTTAGTGCTTGTGACAGTTCTGCAAAAGAGAGAGCTGGTGACCACCTTTCCCCCCCAAGCGTACGAG TCTGCAGGGGATGA
- the LOC123117462 gene encoding uncharacterized protein isoform X2, which produces MASTSVALRLARRTIWDELRPILVGLGDNIFQTPKPRRRRSAAPHPPPYLIIDGGVPGIIFRKPLLLPVLAISPEHIRFVIGPDAVIDRVHGWDYVCFDRRVGANPFDWRIIVFLLAAAGVTAFFFYRTRPRGDDGPGGPGPDAPGPRGPGPGGRSRFPRSLGLLDVLGVSGGGGGDAGGGRFRRSLGLLEVLGGGGGGGGGGVEGSSGGGGVTRPQDCESSAELQDSTVDVVASHEFPQEAEAYSSERCDWIELFLLTGCNPQVQGDWETSMRLMHNLDIPEGDSSEVAGGVEVCSSGGGGTGPQDPESSAKLQDSTVDGVLARYSHEFPQEAEAYSSQRCDWIELFLLTECISQFNWENSVRLMQSLDFPEGDNSEVAGGVKGCSSGGGGGTGPQDPESSFELQDSISDDNLVSRYSCLTSTSVKSLLQHDGPEEAEVYSSQSCDWIELLAECISQGNWEKTCMRLVHHLGSPEGDSSEVLSACDSSAKERAGDHLSPPSVRVCRG; this is translated from the exons ATGGCGTCCACCTCGGTTGCGTTGCGACTAGCGCGTCGTACGATCTGGGACGAGCTCCGGCCAATCTTGGTCGGGTTGGGAGACAATATCTTCCAGACCCCGAAGCCACGGCGTCGCAGGTCGGCGGCTCCGCATCCACCGCCCTACCTCATCATCGACGGCGGGGTTCCGGGGATCATCTTCCGGAAGCCCCTCCTCCTCCCTGTTCTTGCCATATCGCCGGAGCATATCCGGTTCGTCATCGGACCGGACGCCGTCATCGACCGGGTCCACGGGTGGGACTACGTGTGCTTCGACCGAAGGGTCGGGGCCAACCCCTTCGACTGGCGGATTATCGTCTTCTTGCTTGCGGCTGCGGGAGTAACCGCGTTCTTCTTCTACCGCACGAGGCCACGGGGGGATGACGGGCCAGGAGGCCCTGGACCGGACGCGCCTGGACCGCGAGGCCCCGGACCGGGCGGGCGCTCGAGGTTCCCGCGTAGCCTCGGGcttcttgatgttcttggagttagcggcggcggaggaggggacgCTGGAGGGGGGAGGTTCCGCCGCAGCCTCGGGCTTCTTGAGGTTCTTgggggtggcggtggtggtggaggaggaggagttgaGGGCAGCTCAGGCGGCGGTGGTGTCACTCGTCCGCAAGATTGCGAGAGCTCCGCGGAGTTGCAAGATTCG ACTGTGGATGTGGTGGCCAGCCATGAATTTCCTCAAGAGGCAGAAGCTTACTCGAGTGAAAGATGTGATTGGATTGAGCTATTTCTTCTGACAGGATGTAATCCACAG GTTCAGGGTGACTGGGAGACCTCAATGAGACTGATGCACAACCTGGATATTCCTGAGGGAGATAGCTCCGAG GTTGCAGGAGGAGTTGAGGTCTGCTCAAGCGGTGGTGGTGGCACCGGCCCGCAAGATCCTGAGAGCTCCGCCAAGCTGCAAGATTCG ACTGTGGATGGTGTGCTGGCCAGATACAGCCATGAATTTCCTCAAGAGGCAGAAGCTTACTCGAGTCAAAGATGTGATTGGATTGAGCTATTTCTTCTGACAGAATGTATTTCACAG TTTAACTGGGAGAACTCAGTGAGATTGATGCAGAGTCTGGATTTTCCTGAGGGAGATAACTCTGAg GTTGCAGGAGGAGTTAAGGGCTGCTcaagcggtggtggtggtggcactgGCCCGCAAGATCCtgaaagctccttcgagctgcaaGATTCG ATTTCAGATGATAATCTGGTGTCCAGATACAGCTGCTTGACAAGTACCAGTGTCAAATCCTTGTTGCAACATGATGGTCCTGAAGAGGCAGAAGTTTACTCGAGTCAAAGTTGTGATTGGATTGAGCTTCTGGCAGAATGTATTTCACAG GGTAACTGGGAGAAGACATGTATGAGGCTGGTTCACCATCTGGGTAGTCCTGAGGGTGATAGCTCAGAG GTTCTTAGTGCTTGTGACAGTTCTGCAAAAGAGAGAGCTGGTGACCACCTTTCCCCCCCAAGCGTACGAG TCTGCAGGGGATGA
- the LOC123117462 gene encoding uncharacterized protein isoform X3 — translation MASTSVALRLARRTIWDELRPILVGLGDNIFQTPKPRRRRSAAPHPPPYLIIDGGVPGIIFRKPLLLPVLAISPEHIRFVIGPDAVIDRVHGWDYVCFDRRVGANPFDWRIIVFLLAAAGVTAFFFYRTRPRGDDGPGGPGPDAPGPRGPGPGGRSRFPRSLGLLDVLGVSGGGGGDAGGGRFRRSLGLLEVLGGGGGGGGGGVEGSSGGGGVTRPQDCESSAELQDSTVDVVASHEFPQEAEAYSSERCDWIELFLLTGCNPQGDWETSMRLMHNLDIPEGDSSEVAGGVEVCSSGGGGTGPQDPESSAKLQDSTVDGVLARYSHEFPQEAEAYSSQRCDWIELFLLTECISQFQFNWENSVRLMQSLDFPEGDNSEVAGGVKGCSSGGGGGTGPQDPESSFELQDSISDDNLVSRYSCLTSTSVKSLLQHDGPEEAEVYSSQSCDWIELLAECISQGNWEKTCMRLVHHLGSPEGDSSEVLSACDSSAKERAGDHLSPPSVRVCRG, via the exons ATGGCGTCCACCTCGGTTGCGTTGCGACTAGCGCGTCGTACGATCTGGGACGAGCTCCGGCCAATCTTGGTCGGGTTGGGAGACAATATCTTCCAGACCCCGAAGCCACGGCGTCGCAGGTCGGCGGCTCCGCATCCACCGCCCTACCTCATCATCGACGGCGGGGTTCCGGGGATCATCTTCCGGAAGCCCCTCCTCCTCCCTGTTCTTGCCATATCGCCGGAGCATATCCGGTTCGTCATCGGACCGGACGCCGTCATCGACCGGGTCCACGGGTGGGACTACGTGTGCTTCGACCGAAGGGTCGGGGCCAACCCCTTCGACTGGCGGATTATCGTCTTCTTGCTTGCGGCTGCGGGAGTAACCGCGTTCTTCTTCTACCGCACGAGGCCACGGGGGGATGACGGGCCAGGAGGCCCTGGACCGGACGCGCCTGGACCGCGAGGCCCCGGACCGGGCGGGCGCTCGAGGTTCCCGCGTAGCCTCGGGcttcttgatgttcttggagttagcggcggcggaggaggggacgCTGGAGGGGGGAGGTTCCGCCGCAGCCTCGGGCTTCTTGAGGTTCTTgggggtggcggtggtggtggaggaggaggagttgaGGGCAGCTCAGGCGGCGGTGGTGTCACTCGTCCGCAAGATTGCGAGAGCTCCGCGGAGTTGCAAGATTCG ACTGTGGATGTGGTGGCCAGCCATGAATTTCCTCAAGAGGCAGAAGCTTACTCGAGTGAAAGATGTGATTGGATTGAGCTATTTCTTCTGACAGGATGTAATCCACAG GGTGACTGGGAGACCTCAATGAGACTGATGCACAACCTGGATATTCCTGAGGGAGATAGCTCCGAG GTTGCAGGAGGAGTTGAGGTCTGCTCAAGCGGTGGTGGTGGCACCGGCCCGCAAGATCCTGAGAGCTCCGCCAAGCTGCAAGATTCG ACTGTGGATGGTGTGCTGGCCAGATACAGCCATGAATTTCCTCAAGAGGCAGAAGCTTACTCGAGTCAAAGATGTGATTGGATTGAGCTATTTCTTCTGACAGAATGTATTTCACAG TTTCAGTTTAACTGGGAGAACTCAGTGAGATTGATGCAGAGTCTGGATTTTCCTGAGGGAGATAACTCTGAg GTTGCAGGAGGAGTTAAGGGCTGCTcaagcggtggtggtggtggcactgGCCCGCAAGATCCtgaaagctccttcgagctgcaaGATTCG ATTTCAGATGATAATCTGGTGTCCAGATACAGCTGCTTGACAAGTACCAGTGTCAAATCCTTGTTGCAACATGATGGTCCTGAAGAGGCAGAAGTTTACTCGAGTCAAAGTTGTGATTGGATTGAGCTTCTGGCAGAATGTATTTCACAG GGTAACTGGGAGAAGACATGTATGAGGCTGGTTCACCATCTGGGTAGTCCTGAGGGTGATAGCTCAGAG GTTCTTAGTGCTTGTGACAGTTCTGCAAAAGAGAGAGCTGGTGACCACCTTTCCCCCCCAAGCGTACGAG TCTGCAGGGGATGA